The Nocardioides salarius genome includes a region encoding these proteins:
- a CDS encoding collagen-like protein, whose amino-acid sequence MALHVNRSRLAGVAVASVALTVAVSGAYASSAMKDDGVVNACYRLKTGDLRLESSKRPCATDEAKWRLRERRISWNEEGVRGAAGLPGVDGIDGVDGIDGIDGNDGAPGPKGAPGADGSPGPVGPMGPIGPAGQIGPMGLPGLDGTNGEDGAVGPQGPEGEAGETGPQGPKGDTGETGPQGPKGDAGETGPQGPAGPAGAPGLIGPVGPQGATGPQGPAGAGGGFELVDGDGVTLGDLMSIDRSSFTLLTSTGYLLTARWDGTIPTSQTYYTGAGCTGTPYLNSSSGIPAFAKTLVYLGSPGSLGVPDVTGAGAAPAVSLTSASIDNPACGTSEGARTGVKMKTTTATAVGLPAGTTNQLATPLSIN is encoded by the coding sequence GTGGCTCTCCACGTCAACCGGTCGCGCCTCGCCGGCGTTGCCGTCGCCTCTGTCGCCCTGACCGTCGCCGTGAGCGGCGCCTACGCCAGCTCAGCGATGAAGGACGACGGTGTCGTCAACGCTTGCTACCGGCTCAAGACCGGCGACCTGCGCCTCGAGAGCAGCAAGCGCCCGTGTGCCACCGACGAGGCCAAGTGGCGCCTGCGCGAGCGTCGCATCTCCTGGAACGAGGAGGGCGTCCGGGGGGCGGCCGGACTGCCCGGCGTCGACGGCATCGACGGCGTCGACGGCATCGACGGCATCGACGGCAACGACGGCGCACCAGGACCGAAGGGGGCGCCTGGCGCTGACGGTTCCCCGGGCCCGGTCGGTCCGATGGGACCGATCGGGCCCGCGGGACAGATCGGCCCCATGGGCCTTCCTGGCCTCGACGGCACGAACGGCGAGGACGGCGCCGTTGGCCCGCAGGGCCCCGAGGGTGAGGCAGGTGAGACCGGCCCGCAGGGGCCGAAGGGTGACACGGGTGAGACCGGTCCGCAGGGTCCGAAGGGTGACGCGGGCGAGACCGGCCCGCAGGGACCGGCTGGCCCCGCCGGTGCGCCCGGTCTGATCGGCCCCGTTGGTCCGCAAGGAGCCACTGGCCCGCAGGGGCCCGCAGGCGCAGGTGGGGGATTCGAGCTCGTCGACGGTGACGGCGTCACCCTCGGGGACCTGATGTCCATCGATCGCAGCTCCTTCACGCTGCTCACCTCGACCGGCTACCTGCTCACGGCCCGTTGGGACGGCACGATTCCCACGTCGCAGACCTACTACACCGGTGCCGGCTGCACGGGTACGCCCTACCTCAACTCCAGCAGCGGTATCCCGGCCTTCGCGAAGACCCTTGTCTACCTCGGCTCACCGGGCTCGCTCGGTGTGCCGGACGTGACCGGCGCCGGGGCAGCGCCGGCGGTATCCCTCACCTCCGCGTCGATCGACAACCCGGCGTGCGGGACGAGCGAGGGAGCCAGGACCGGTGTGAAGATGAAGACCACCACCGCAACCGCCGTCGGGCTCCCGGCCGGGACCACCAACCAGCTGGCGACCCCGCTCAGCATCAACTGA
- a CDS encoding tetratricopeptide repeat protein, which translates to MSEEYPIQAPPLLFPGQWAPESAYRTAFDLLARNAPGPALEVLEPALEREPDNRGLRSLRAWAFLLRAQLGRAEDDLRALVEERPDDVWACHALGRSLERQSRYAEALGFLRLAAVMSDDHEHRVDVLRVEGRLGDDA; encoded by the coding sequence ATGAGCGAGGAGTACCCGATCCAGGCCCCGCCGCTGCTCTTCCCCGGGCAGTGGGCGCCCGAGTCCGCCTACCGCACCGCCTTCGACCTGCTCGCCCGCAACGCGCCCGGCCCGGCGCTCGAGGTGCTCGAGCCCGCCCTCGAGCGCGAGCCCGACAACCGCGGGCTGCGCTCGCTGCGCGCCTGGGCCTTCCTGCTGCGCGCCCAGCTGGGCCGCGCCGAGGACGACCTGCGCGCGCTGGTCGAGGAGCGCCCCGACGACGTCTGGGCCTGCCACGCGCTGGGGCGCAGCCTCGAGCGGCAGAGCCGGTACGCCGAGGCGCTGGGCTTCCTGCGCCTGGCCGCGGTGATGAGCGACGACCACGAGCACCGGGTCGACGTGCTGCGCGTCGAGGGCCGGCTGGGCGACGACGCCTGA
- a CDS encoding PQQ-dependent sugar dehydrogenase, with protein MRRPLLLGLVSTVAAALLAAPPAGSGQPAGPAEPAERRAVPALRVTTLADGLDHPWDIAPIGGGDYLVTQRDRATVSLLGADGDVRRLAFPSRNVWVSGETGLMGLVADPRFEQNRRFYTCQGATRSGGGHDVRVLAWKLNQRATRAKRRGPLLRGIPATTGRHGGCRLLVADDGALVVGTGDAAIGRNPRRLTSLGGKTLRLDRMTGKPWPGNPFPRATSTRKRYVFTYGHRNVQGLAQRSDGSLWSVEHGSFRDDEVNRLVRGGDHGWHPVPGYDEQVPMTDRSLPGRQRVARWRSGNPTIAPGGADFVAGGKWGALRGDLAMAVLKDQQVRFLDFDSRGRLRAQRVPDELTGHGRIRTVVRDSDNSLLLLTDNGGGADEVLRVTPR; from the coding sequence ATGCGCCGACCGCTGCTGCTGGGTCTCGTCTCCACCGTCGCCGCCGCGCTGCTCGCGGCCCCGCCTGCCGGGTCGGGCCAGCCAGCAGGGCCAGCAGAGCCGGCCGAACGCCGCGCCGTGCCGGCGCTGCGGGTCACCACGCTCGCCGACGGCCTCGACCACCCGTGGGACATCGCCCCGATCGGCGGCGGCGACTACCTGGTGACCCAGCGCGACCGGGCGACGGTGTCGCTGCTGGGCGCCGACGGCGACGTGCGCCGGCTGGCCTTCCCCTCGCGCAACGTCTGGGTCTCGGGCGAGACCGGGCTGATGGGCCTGGTCGCCGACCCCCGCTTCGAGCAGAACCGGCGCTTCTACACCTGCCAGGGCGCGACCCGGTCGGGCGGCGGGCACGACGTGCGAGTGCTGGCGTGGAAGCTCAACCAGCGCGCCACCCGCGCCAAGCGGCGGGGACCGCTGCTGCGGGGCATCCCGGCCACCACCGGCCGCCACGGCGGCTGCCGGCTGCTGGTGGCCGACGACGGGGCGCTGGTCGTCGGCACCGGCGACGCCGCCATCGGCCGGAACCCACGCCGGCTCACCTCCCTGGGCGGCAAGACGCTGCGCCTGGACCGGATGACGGGCAAGCCCTGGCCGGGCAACCCGTTCCCGAGGGCGACCAGCACGCGCAAGCGCTACGTCTTCACCTACGGCCACCGCAACGTCCAGGGCCTGGCCCAGCGCAGCGACGGCTCGCTGTGGTCGGTGGAGCACGGCAGCTTCCGCGACGACGAGGTCAACCGGCTGGTGCGCGGCGGCGACCACGGCTGGCACCCCGTGCCCGGCTACGACGAGCAGGTGCCGATGACCGACCGCTCGCTGCCGGGTCGCCAGCGGGTGGCGCGCTGGCGCTCGGGCAACCCCACGATCGCCCCCGGCGGCGCCGACTTCGTGGCGGGCGGGAAGTGGGGGGCGCTGCGCGGCGACCTGGCGATGGCGGTGCTCAAGGACCAGCAGGTGCGCTTCCTCGACTTCGACTCGCGCGGGCGGCTGCGGGCCCAGCGGGTGCCCGACGAGCTGACCGGGCACGGGCGGATCCGCACCGTGGTGCGCGACAGCGACAACAGCCTGCTGCTGCTGACCGACAACGGCGGTGGCGCCGACGAGGTGCTGCGGGTCACGCCGCGCTAG
- a CDS encoding HAD-IC family P-type ATPase, giving the protein MAGPARTESPARPATPPDAAHGLPAHEVVLLLATDPARGLGEAEAAQRLIRFGPNALPVTRSAGPLLRLARQLHNPLIYVLLASVLVTAALGELVDSSVILGVVVVNAAVGFVQESRAEAALEGLRAMVRTTASVVRDGQVRSLPSAELVPGDLVVLEEGAKVPADLRVTRADELRVDESALTGESAPVAKHEVVLPGQVAVADRRNMAYSGTLVTTGSGSGVVVATGAETELGDIHRLVGAAEGLSTPLTRKLAWFSKLLTVAIVALAAATFLIGLLRGQEMAETFTAAVALAVGAIPEGLPAAVTITLAIGVARMARRRAVVRRLPAVETLGSTTVICSDKTGTLTQNQMTVRAVWTQEGEVELTGSGYAPDGVLRDDRGATLTPLPRSALWWTLLVGVACNDAALARRDGRWRVVGDPTEGAMLVAGAKAGLDRDRVEALAPREATVPFSSDRRWMATLHRDLTADDPDQQVVVVKGAAEQVLERCTRQLRADGSSGPVDRTLVLGAAHALAQQGLRVLATAVRPLTGAERGDPATFDAEAVPGDLVLTGLQAMLDPPRPAAARAVAACLAARVSVKMITGDHAATATAVARHVGLLDESATGPVPVLTGTDLAALDAQELPAAVDGAVVLARVSPEQKLRLVEALQGQGHVVAMTGDGVNDAPALRQADIGVAMGTGGTEVAKDAADMVLLDDDFATIEAAVEEGRGAFDNLTKFIAWTLPTNIGEGLVILVAVLLGTALPILPTQILWINMTTAVLLGLMLAFEPREDGIMTRPPRDPDQPLLTRALTARILLVSALLVAGSWWLFQWEQSRGAGLTEARTAALNVFVVVEAVYLFSCRSPRLSAWRLGLFTNRWLLVGVGLQALGQLALTYLPAMNAVFDTAPLPASTWARIAAVAALAGLVIAADKRLRSRGAPRAPTPAPTGVPT; this is encoded by the coding sequence ATGGCCGGCCCCGCCCGCACCGAGAGCCCCGCTCGGCCCGCGACCCCACCCGACGCAGCCCACGGGCTCCCCGCCCATGAGGTGGTGCTGCTGCTCGCCACCGATCCCGCCCGGGGCCTCGGCGAGGCGGAGGCCGCGCAGCGGCTGATCCGGTTCGGGCCCAACGCGCTGCCGGTCACCAGGAGCGCCGGGCCGCTGCTCCGGCTGGCGCGCCAGCTGCACAACCCGCTGATCTACGTGCTGCTCGCCTCGGTGCTCGTCACCGCCGCGCTCGGGGAGCTGGTCGACTCCTCGGTGATCCTCGGTGTGGTCGTCGTCAACGCCGCGGTCGGCTTCGTGCAGGAGTCCCGCGCCGAGGCGGCGCTGGAGGGCCTGCGGGCCATGGTGCGCACCACGGCGAGCGTCGTGCGCGACGGACAGGTGCGCAGCCTGCCCTCGGCCGAGCTGGTGCCCGGCGACCTCGTGGTGCTCGAGGAGGGCGCCAAGGTGCCCGCCGACCTGCGCGTGACCCGGGCCGACGAGCTGCGGGTCGACGAGTCGGCCCTGACCGGCGAGTCGGCTCCGGTGGCCAAGCACGAGGTGGTGCTCCCCGGCCAGGTGGCGGTGGCAGACCGCCGCAACATGGCCTACTCGGGGACCCTGGTCACCACCGGCAGCGGCAGCGGCGTCGTGGTCGCCACCGGCGCCGAGACCGAGCTGGGCGACATCCACCGCCTCGTCGGGGCGGCTGAGGGCCTCTCGACGCCCCTGACCCGCAAGCTGGCCTGGTTCAGCAAGCTCCTGACGGTGGCCATCGTGGCGCTGGCGGCGGCCACCTTCTTGATCGGCCTGCTGCGGGGCCAGGAGATGGCCGAGACCTTCACCGCCGCGGTGGCCCTCGCCGTGGGTGCCATCCCGGAGGGGCTGCCCGCCGCGGTCACCATCACCCTGGCCATCGGGGTGGCGCGGATGGCGCGGCGCCGAGCCGTCGTACGCCGCCTGCCCGCGGTCGAGACGCTGGGCAGCACAACCGTGATCTGCTCCGACAAGACCGGCACCCTGACCCAGAACCAGATGACCGTGCGTGCCGTGTGGACCCAGGAGGGGGAGGTGGAGCTGACCGGCTCGGGCTACGCCCCCGACGGGGTGCTGCGCGACGACCGGGGCGCCACGCTGACGCCGCTGCCCCGCTCGGCGCTGTGGTGGACGCTGCTGGTGGGAGTCGCCTGCAACGACGCCGCCCTGGCCCGCCGCGACGGGCGGTGGCGGGTCGTCGGCGACCCCACCGAGGGCGCGATGCTGGTCGCCGGCGCCAAGGCCGGCCTCGACCGTGACCGGGTCGAGGCCCTCGCCCCCCGCGAGGCCACGGTCCCGTTCTCCTCCGACCGGCGCTGGATGGCCACGCTGCACCGCGACCTCACCGCCGACGACCCGGACCAGCAGGTGGTCGTGGTGAAGGGCGCCGCCGAGCAGGTGCTCGAGCGGTGCACCAGACAGCTGCGAGCCGACGGGTCGAGCGGCCCCGTCGACCGCACGCTCGTGCTCGGGGCCGCGCACGCCCTGGCCCAGCAGGGGCTGCGGGTGCTGGCGACGGCGGTGCGCCCGCTGACCGGCGCCGAGCGCGGCGATCCGGCCACCTTCGACGCCGAAGCGGTGCCGGGCGACCTGGTGCTCACCGGGCTGCAGGCGATGCTCGACCCGCCGAGGCCCGCCGCCGCCCGGGCGGTCGCGGCCTGCCTGGCCGCCCGGGTCTCGGTCAAGATGATCACCGGCGACCACGCCGCCACGGCCACGGCCGTCGCCCGGCACGTCGGGCTGCTCGACGAGTCGGCGACCGGCCCCGTGCCGGTGCTCACCGGCACCGACCTGGCGGCCCTCGACGCCCAGGAGCTGCCGGCCGCGGTGGACGGCGCCGTCGTGCTGGCCCGGGTCTCCCCCGAGCAGAAGCTGCGCCTGGTCGAGGCGCTGCAGGGCCAGGGCCACGTCGTGGCGATGACCGGCGACGGGGTCAACGACGCGCCCGCGCTGCGCCAGGCCGACATCGGGGTGGCGATGGGCACCGGCGGCACCGAGGTGGCCAAGGACGCCGCCGACATGGTGCTGCTCGACGACGACTTCGCGACCATCGAGGCCGCGGTGGAGGAGGGACGCGGGGCCTTCGACAACCTGACGAAGTTCATCGCCTGGACGCTGCCCACCAACATCGGCGAGGGCCTGGTGATCCTGGTGGCCGTGCTGCTGGGCACCGCCCTGCCGATCCTGCCCACCCAGATCCTGTGGATCAACATGACCACCGCGGTGCTGCTGGGGCTGATGCTCGCCTTCGAGCCCCGCGAGGACGGCATCATGACCCGCCCGCCCCGCGACCCCGACCAGCCGCTGCTCACGCGCGCCCTGACGGCCCGCATCCTGCTGGTCTCGGCACTGCTGGTCGCCGGGTCGTGGTGGCTCTTCCAGTGGGAGCAGTCCCGCGGGGCCGGCCTCACCGAGGCGCGCACGGCCGCGCTCAACGTCTTCGTCGTCGTCGAGGCCGTCTACCTCTTCAGCTGCCGCTCCCCCAGGCTCTCGGCCTGGCGCCTGGGCCTGTTCACCAACCGGTGGCTGCTCGTGGGCGTGGGCCTCCAGGCGCTGGGGCAGCTGGCCCTGACCTACCTGCCGGCCATGAACGCGGTCTTCGACACCGCGCCGCTCCCGGCCAGCACGTGGGCGCGGATCGCGGCGGTCGCCGCGCTGGCCGGCCTGGTCATCGCCGCCGACAAGCGGCTGAGGAGCCGCGGCGCGCCCCGCGCACCGACCCCGGCGCCGACCGGGGTCCCCACCTAG
- a CDS encoding universal stress protein, producing MAPTSPPATADPTHAPPRPRVLVAVGGSDPGSAARWAAREAVRGGATVHLLQVAPTTLAREQGRTALRTAAAACFDEVGDRVRVETEQAVGHPPEVLVAAAPAARLVVTGRRDSSSWHSTGSVSAALADLTDVAMCVVPPSWSAPRRSLVAVGLDPDRPDRAALTEAVRRARLGRAVLRVLVHRPGSLAPDPVAGPDALRRRAQEVLAECGGDACDVEVSVDEGHPSSGLLAAARTADLLVLGRREHRGGPATYLGPVARAVLPWAECPVVLSRPERDRAPGPARVPAGEDLGP from the coding sequence ATGGCACCCACCTCACCGCCGGCCACCGCGGACCCGACGCACGCCCCGCCGCGCCCACGCGTCCTCGTGGCCGTCGGCGGCTCGGACCCCGGGTCGGCGGCACGCTGGGCCGCCCGGGAGGCCGTCCGCGGTGGAGCCACGGTGCACCTGCTGCAGGTCGCCCCGACCACGCTGGCGCGCGAGCAGGGCCGCACGGCGCTGCGCACCGCCGCGGCGGCGTGCTTCGACGAGGTCGGCGACCGCGTGCGGGTAGAGACCGAGCAGGCGGTGGGCCACCCGCCGGAGGTCCTGGTCGCGGCCGCGCCCGCCGCCCGCCTGGTCGTGACAGGACGCCGCGACAGCAGCTCGTGGCACTCCACCGGCTCGGTCTCCGCGGCCCTCGCCGACCTCACCGACGTCGCGATGTGCGTGGTGCCGCCGTCGTGGAGCGCGCCGCGACGCTCGCTGGTGGCCGTCGGGCTCGACCCGGACCGGCCCGACCGGGCCGCCCTGACCGAGGCCGTACGCCGCGCGCGACTCGGACGGGCGGTGCTGCGGGTGCTGGTGCACCGACCCGGCTCGCTGGCGCCCGACCCGGTGGCGGGGCCCGACGCGCTGCGCCGCCGCGCCCAGGAGGTGCTGGCCGAGTGCGGCGGCGACGCGTGCGACGTCGAGGTCTCGGTGGACGAGGGGCACCCGTCCTCGGGGCTGCTGGCGGCCGCGCGCACCGCCGACCTGCTCGTGCTCGGCCGGCGCGAGCACCGCGGCGGACCGGCGACATACCTCGGGCCCGTCGCGCGCGCGGTGCTGCCGTGGGCCGAGTGCCCCGTCGTGCTGAGCCGCCCCGAGCGCGACCGTGCGCCGGGGCCGGCACGTGTCCCTGCCGGCGAGGACCTTGGGCCCTGA
- a CDS encoding response regulator, with product MWEVDGPGRAGEHGERPVIRVYLLDDHELVRRGTRELLESQGDIVVVGESGLAQEAARRIPALRPDVAVLDQRLPDGSGVEVCRQVRSVDPTIAAVILTSYDEDEALFSAIMAGAAGYVLKQVKGNDFVETVRRVAAGQSMLDPAVTAQVLARLRDGPPEDWVTKQLTPKEHQVLDLVGEGLTNRQIAERLELAEKTVKNYVSTVLGKLGVESRTQAAIIATRQHETGRRRPGGSSAGR from the coding sequence ATGTGGGAAGTCGACGGTCCTGGCCGGGCAGGCGAGCACGGGGAGCGCCCGGTGATCCGGGTCTACCTGCTCGACGACCACGAGCTGGTGCGCCGCGGCACGCGTGAGCTGCTGGAGAGCCAGGGCGACATCGTGGTGGTGGGCGAGTCGGGCCTGGCCCAGGAGGCCGCCCGGCGGATCCCGGCGCTGCGTCCCGACGTCGCCGTCCTCGACCAGCGCCTGCCCGACGGGTCCGGCGTCGAGGTCTGCCGCCAGGTGCGCTCGGTCGACCCCACGATCGCGGCCGTCATCCTGACCTCCTACGACGAGGACGAGGCGCTCTTCTCCGCCATCATGGCCGGCGCCGCCGGCTACGTGCTCAAGCAGGTCAAGGGCAACGACTTCGTCGAGACCGTGCGCCGGGTGGCGGCCGGTCAGTCGATGCTGGACCCGGCGGTCACCGCGCAGGTCCTCGCCCGGCTGCGCGACGGGCCCCCGGAGGACTGGGTGACCAAGCAGCTGACGCCCAAGGAGCACCAGGTCCTCGACCTGGTCGGCGAGGGCCTGACCAACCGCCAGATCGCCGAGCGCCTCGAGCTGGCCGAGAAGACGGTGAAGAACTACGTCTCCACGGTGCTCGGCAAGCTCGGCGTCGAGAGCCGCACCCAGGCCGCCATCATCGCCACCCGGCAGCACGAGACCGGGCGCCGCCGGCCGGGAGGTTCATCGGCCGGCCGATGA
- the map gene encoding type I methionyl aminopeptidase: protein MTPVAPATLSPRRPVPAHVVRPEYVDRDAPAPYTGPEVKDAETIERMRVAGRLAAQAREEVGRHVVPGVTTDELDRIGHELLCDHGAYPSTLGYRGFPKSLCSSVNEVVCHGIPDSRVVEDGDIVNIDITAFLDGVHGDTNATFLAGDVDEESRLLVERTREALERGIRAVKPGRRINVIGRVIESFAKRHGYGVVREFTGHGIGTHFHSGLIVPHYDDPQHDDLIEVGMTFTIEPMLNLGTHEWEMWDDGWTVVTADKRRSAQFEHTLLVTADGAEVLTNP from the coding sequence GTGACTCCCGTGGCCCCCGCGACCCTGTCTCCGCGCCGACCCGTGCCCGCCCACGTGGTGCGCCCCGAGTACGTCGACCGCGACGCGCCGGCGCCCTACACCGGGCCCGAGGTGAAGGACGCCGAGACCATCGAGCGGATGCGGGTCGCCGGCCGGCTCGCCGCGCAGGCCCGCGAGGAGGTCGGGCGCCACGTCGTGCCCGGCGTCACCACCGACGAGCTCGACCGCATCGGCCACGAGCTCCTCTGCGACCACGGGGCCTACCCCTCCACGCTCGGCTACCGCGGCTTCCCCAAGTCGCTGTGCTCGAGCGTCAACGAGGTGGTCTGCCACGGCATCCCCGACAGCCGGGTCGTCGAGGACGGCGACATCGTCAACATCGACATCACCGCCTTCCTCGACGGGGTGCACGGCGACACCAACGCGACCTTCCTCGCCGGCGACGTCGACGAGGAGTCGCGGCTGCTCGTCGAGCGCACCCGCGAGGCGCTCGAGCGGGGCATCAGGGCGGTCAAGCCGGGGCGCCGCATCAACGTCATCGGCCGGGTCATCGAGTCCTTCGCCAAGCGGCACGGCTACGGCGTGGTGCGCGAGTTCACCGGCCACGGCATCGGCACGCACTTCCACTCCGGGCTGATCGTGCCGCACTACGACGACCCGCAGCACGACGACCTGATCGAGGTCGGGATGACCTTCACCATCGAGCCGATGCTCAACCTCGGCACCCACGAGTGGGAGATGTGGGACGACGGCTGGACCGTCGTGACCGCCGACAAGCGCCGCTCGGCGCAGTTCGAGCACACCCTGCTGGTGACCGCCGACGGCGCCGAGGTGCTGACGAACCCCTGA
- a CDS encoding class I fructose-bisphosphate aldolase: MPTTAPTAAPTAAPTATARALVAPGKGLLAIDESQPTMTKRLARIGVESTGATRLALRELLLTTPGLEEHVSGVILYDETIRQRTSSGALVPELLAGAGIVPGIKVDRGTVPLAGSPGELVTQGLDGLRERFAEYAALGARFAKWRAVLRIDATLPTPACVSANAHALARYAALAQEAGLVPVVEPEVLMDGAHSLERCAEVTAQVLREVYAELARQHVTLEATLLKPNMVLPGTLSPETGTIEDHVVAERTVAVLRDTVPASVPGIVFLSGGQSPQEATARLDALNRLPAPQPWQLSFSYGRALQAPVLDAWRGEPANVAAAQAVLAERARLTGAARRGRYDRASEPAAPVAG; this comes from the coding sequence ATGCCGACCACCGCGCCGACCGCCGCACCGACAGCCGCACCGACCGCCACGGCCCGGGCCCTCGTGGCCCCGGGCAAGGGCCTGCTGGCCATCGACGAGAGCCAGCCCACGATGACCAAACGCCTCGCGCGCATCGGTGTCGAGTCGACGGGGGCGACCCGGCTGGCCCTGCGCGAGCTGCTGCTCACCACCCCCGGTCTCGAGGAGCACGTCAGCGGCGTCATCCTCTACGACGAGACCATCCGCCAGCGCACCAGCAGCGGGGCGCTGGTGCCCGAGCTGCTCGCCGGCGCCGGGATCGTCCCCGGCATCAAGGTCGACCGGGGCACGGTACCCCTCGCCGGCTCGCCCGGCGAGCTGGTCACCCAGGGGCTCGACGGGCTGCGCGAGCGCTTCGCCGAGTACGCCGCCCTGGGCGCGCGCTTCGCCAAGTGGCGAGCGGTGCTGCGCATCGACGCCACCCTGCCGACCCCGGCGTGCGTGAGCGCCAACGCCCACGCGCTGGCCCGCTACGCTGCACTGGCCCAGGAGGCCGGGCTGGTGCCGGTGGTCGAGCCCGAGGTGCTGATGGACGGCGCGCACTCGCTGGAGCGCTGCGCCGAGGTGACCGCGCAGGTCCTGCGGGAGGTCTACGCCGAGCTGGCCCGCCAGCACGTCACCCTCGAGGCGACCCTGCTCAAGCCCAACATGGTCCTGCCGGGGACCCTCTCGCCGGAGACCGGGACGATCGAGGACCACGTGGTCGCCGAGCGCACCGTCGCGGTGCTGCGCGACACCGTGCCGGCCTCGGTGCCCGGCATCGTCTTCCTCTCCGGCGGCCAGAGCCCGCAAGAAGCCACCGCCCGGCTCGACGCGCTCAACCGGCTCCCTGCGCCGCAGCCCTGGCAGCTGAGCTTCTCCTACGGCAGGGCGCTGCAGGCCCCGGTGCTCGACGCCTGGCGCGGCGAGCCGGCCAACGTGGCCGCCGCCCAGGCGGTCCTCGCCGAGCGGGCACGGCTCACCGGCGCCGCCCGCCGGGGCCGCTACGACAGGGCCTCCGAACCGGCCGCCCCGGTGGCCGGGTGA
- a CDS encoding Acg family FMN-binding oxidoreductase translates to MRVAEVMTAPPLTTTTDAGVDDALALLARHHVSSLPVVDAAGRLQGLLHEVDVIRGRVPHAALAGGTPGPGAPPAVVGDVMAPVPARLGPDTDLATAADLLGSSSVTSLPVVDDQGHVVGVVSRSDVVGVLTGTAGDADDGLDTLTRRLLQLACRAPSVHNTQPWLWRATGSVIELYADPARQLAAADPDGRSLRISCGAALHHLQVAARALGQGCTVERLPAGPGSTLLARVSLEAGPDQPGTPPTDADARADLEAITARVTDRRRFTSWEVPAPRLEHLAGIGARAGCAVVPVVDPGRRHRLEELVEQARDLLSQDPAVQAEQRAWVQRSTHDGVPREATEGPATRFDDRPVVDPGGIDRADGVLVLATPTDEPLDHLRAGEALSRTSLSATTGLLSMVPLSHVVERPETRRALQRDVLGSALVPQLLVRVGWQESSRERLAPSPRRPLADVLLH, encoded by the coding sequence ATGCGGGTCGCCGAGGTCATGACCGCACCACCGCTCACCACCACGACCGACGCCGGGGTCGACGACGCCCTGGCGCTGCTCGCACGCCACCACGTCAGCTCGCTGCCGGTCGTGGACGCCGCCGGCAGGCTGCAGGGCCTGCTGCACGAGGTCGACGTGATCCGGGGCCGGGTCCCGCACGCAGCGCTCGCCGGCGGCACGCCCGGGCCCGGCGCGCCGCCCGCCGTCGTCGGTGACGTGATGGCGCCGGTGCCCGCGCGCCTGGGCCCCGACACCGACCTGGCGACGGCGGCCGACCTGCTGGGCTCGTCGAGCGTGACGAGCCTGCCCGTCGTCGACGACCAGGGGCACGTGGTCGGGGTGGTGAGCCGCAGCGACGTCGTGGGAGTGCTCACGGGCACCGCCGGCGATGCCGACGACGGCCTCGACACCCTCACGCGCCGGCTGCTGCAGCTGGCCTGTCGCGCCCCGAGCGTGCACAACACCCAGCCCTGGCTGTGGCGGGCCACCGGCTCCGTCATCGAGCTGTACGCCGACCCCGCGCGCCAGCTGGCGGCCGCGGACCCCGACGGGCGCAGCCTGCGCATCAGCTGTGGCGCCGCCCTGCACCACCTGCAGGTGGCCGCCCGCGCGCTCGGGCAGGGCTGCACGGTCGAGCGGCTGCCCGCCGGGCCCGGCTCGACGCTGCTGGCCCGGGTGAGCCTCGAGGCGGGGCCCGACCAGCCCGGCACGCCGCCGACGGACGCGGACGCACGAGCCGACCTGGAGGCCATCACGGCCCGGGTCACCGACCGCAGGCGCTTCACCAGCTGGGAGGTGCCCGCGCCCCGGCTCGAGCACCTGGCGGGCATCGGCGCCCGCGCGGGCTGTGCCGTCGTACCCGTGGTCGACCCGGGCCGCCGGCACCGGCTGGAGGAGCTCGTCGAGCAGGCCCGGGACCTCCTGTCGCAGGACCCCGCGGTGCAGGCCGAGCAGCGGGCCTGGGTGCAGCGCAGCACCCACGACGGAGTCCCGCGGGAGGCCACCGAGGGGCCGGCCACCCGCTTCGACGACCGGCCGGTCGTCGACCCCGGCGGCATCGACCGCGCCGACGGCGTGCTGGTGCTGGCCACGCCGACCGACGAACCGCTCGACCACCTGCGCGCCGGCGAGGCGCTGAGCCGGACCTCGCTCAGCGCCACCACCGGTCTGCTGTCGATGGTCCCGCTGAGCCACGTGGTGGAGCGCCCCGAGACCCGTCGGGCCCTGCAGCGCGACGTGCTGGGCAGCGCCCTGGTGCCGCAGCTGCTGGTGCGGGTCGGGTGGCAGGAGAGCTCGCGCGAGCGGCTCGCGCCGAGCCCGCGACGTCCGCTCGCCGACGTGCTGCTGCACTGA